From one Suicoccus acidiformans genomic stretch:
- a CDS encoding transcriptional regulator GutM encodes MNYIILFSIIAITAYILQFGLGYFQIKHFNEVYSDLRRKGRVAIGTRAGKISAGTIVMFAIDDEAKILDARKMQGVSVIAKFKELPDYIGEDLHFIDHKHPLVQKENKLTKIAMEDARDLFIKVEMGDYTEEKKSGPVDNLLLNTKVATNQFVNKFKRSA; translated from the coding sequence ATGAATTATATAATTCTGTTTAGTATTATTGCTATTACGGCTTATATACTTCAGTTTGGACTTGGATACTTCCAAATTAAACATTTTAACGAAGTATATTCTGATCTCAGAAGGAAAGGAAGAGTAGCAATTGGCACAAGGGCGGGCAAGATTTCAGCAGGAACAATTGTTATGTTTGCAATTGATGACGAAGCTAAAATACTAGATGCCCGTAAGATGCAAGGAGTTTCAGTGATTGCTAAATTTAAAGAACTACCTGATTATATCGGTGAAGATTTGCATTTTATAGACCATAAACATCCTCTTGTTCAAAAAGAAAATAAACTCACGAAAATTGCGATGGAAGATGCGAGAGATTTATTTATTAAAGTAGAAATGGGTGATTACACAGAAGAGAAAAAATCTGGTCCTGTCGATAATTTACTTTTAAATACGAAAGTAGCAACAAATCAATTTGTAAATAAATTTAAAAGGAGTGCATAA
- the srlA gene encoding PTS glucitol/sorbitol transporter subunit IIC: MQWLVRFAEGFMGMFQAGADTFIGWMGSIVPLVLMLMVAMNALITLLGEERINKLAAASNKNWITRYMILPFVSAFMLGNPMSMTMGRFLPEFYKPGYIAAQMQFCHTSNGVFPHINAGELFVWLGIAQGIDALGLNSAELAIRYLLVGLVMNAVGGWSTDFITERIMKQQGIELNKSVIAQEV, from the coding sequence ATGCAATGGTTAGTTAGATTTGCTGAAGGTTTTATGGGGATGTTCCAAGCAGGAGCAGATACCTTTATTGGGTGGATGGGTTCAATTGTACCGTTAGTTTTGATGTTAATGGTGGCAATGAACGCTCTCATTACACTTCTTGGTGAAGAGCGCATTAATAAATTAGCTGCCGCTTCAAACAAGAACTGGATTACTCGTTATATGATTCTTCCTTTTGTTTCAGCATTTATGTTAGGGAATCCGATGTCGATGACTATGGGGCGTTTTTTACCAGAGTTTTATAAACCTGGTTATATTGCTGCACAGATGCAGTTCTGTCATACAAGTAATGGGGTTTTCCCACATATTAATGCTGGGGAACTATTCGTATGGTTAGGTATTGCACAAGGCATTGATGCATTAGGCCTAAATTCAGCTGAGTTAGCTATTCGTTATTTACTTGTAGGTTTAGTGATGAATGCGGTTGGTGGATGGTCAACTGACTTTATTACTGAAAGAATTATGAAGCAACAAGGCATTGAGTTAAATAAATCAGTTATTGCTCAAGAAGTATAA
- the srlE gene encoding PTS glucitol/sorbitol transporter subunit IIB gives MAEFNSIKVSRGNGGFGGPLIITPTEEKHKFIYVVGGGERPDIVDKIEELTGMEAVNGFKTSIPDDEIALAIIDCGGTLRCGIYPKKGIPTINIIATGKAGPLAQYITEDIYVSNVGLNQIELAEPGAEAIVSTNTEKLDKKSTYDTTKKITEQTSKPGLATRIGMGAGKVVSVFNQAARDGVQTMINTVIPFMAFVSLLIGIIESTGVGNWIANVLAPLAGNVWGLILIGFVCSIPVLSPLLGPGAVISQIVGTLIGVQIGNGVIPPHLALPALFAINTQNGCDFIPVGLGLAEAEAETVEVGVPAVLYSRFLNGVPRVVVAWIASYGLYQ, from the coding sequence ATGGCAGAATTCAATAGTATAAAAGTCTCAAGAGGTAACGGCGGATTCGGTGGACCATTAATTATCACCCCTACTGAAGAGAAACATAAGTTTATTTATGTAGTCGGTGGTGGAGAGCGCCCTGATATTGTTGATAAAATTGAAGAATTAACTGGAATGGAGGCAGTCAACGGATTTAAGACATCGATTCCAGATGACGAAATTGCGTTAGCAATTATAGATTGTGGTGGAACTTTACGTTGTGGAATTTATCCAAAGAAAGGAATTCCGACGATTAATATTATTGCTACTGGGAAAGCTGGTCCATTAGCACAATATATTACAGAAGACATTTATGTATCAAACGTAGGCTTAAATCAAATTGAACTGGCTGAGCCAGGCGCTGAAGCGATTGTATCAACTAATACTGAAAAGTTAGATAAGAAATCAACTTATGATACAACGAAAAAAATCACTGAACAAACGTCTAAGCCAGGGTTAGCGACCCGTATTGGTATGGGAGCTGGTAAAGTTGTTTCGGTCTTTAACCAAGCAGCACGCGACGGGGTCCAGACGATGATCAATACAGTTATTCCGTTTATGGCATTCGTTTCATTGCTTATCGGAATTATTGAATCAACAGGTGTTGGTAATTGGATTGCTAACGTTCTAGCCCCACTAGCTGGTAATGTATGGGGATTGATTCTTATCGGATTTGTGTGTTCGATTCCTGTCTTATCGCCATTATTAGGTCCTGGTGCCGTTATTTCTCAAATTGTTGGTACCCTAATTGGTGTCCAAATTGGTAATGGAGTCATTCCGCCGCATTTAGCTTTACCAGCACTGTTTGCAATCAATACACAAAATGGTTGTGACTTTATTCCAGTCGGTCTAGGACTTGCAGAAGCAGAAGCTGAAACTGTTGAAGTTGGGGTTCCAGCGGTACTGTATTCAAGATTTCTTAACGGAGTTCCTCGTGTCGTCGTTGCCTGGATTGCAAGTTACGGATTGTATCAATAA
- a CDS encoding PTS glucitol/sorbitol transporter subunit IIA, with amino-acid sequence MSVYETKVVNIGSDAAMFKEENMIVLFGENAPADLADYTYNVEVTPVKETITTGMTLMIDSAEFIITAVGDVVEKNLNDLAHITIRFNGANEAELAGTLYVEGKEIPDISIGTMIVIK; translated from the coding sequence ATGTCAGTGTATGAGACAAAAGTTGTAAACATAGGATCTGATGCAGCTATGTTTAAAGAGGAGAACATGATTGTTCTCTTTGGAGAAAATGCGCCAGCTGATTTAGCGGATTACACTTATAATGTTGAGGTTACACCAGTAAAAGAAACCATCACTACTGGCATGACGTTGATGATTGATAGTGCAGAATTTATTATAACTGCTGTTGGGGATGTCGTTGAAAAAAATCTAAATGATTTAGCCCATATTACTATTCGTTTTAACGGAGCTAATGAGGCAGAATTAGCTGGAACTTTGTATGTAGAGGGAAAAGAAATTCCTGATATTAGTATTGGAACTATGATAGTTATTAAATAA
- a CDS encoding HAD family hydrolase — MYKAFIFDMDGVIVDSEKIYTEAIYNVALKEGFELREEYIYNFTGTTHEFTWENIKSDYNLSKSIKEYIAEMFKEVGVIKEAKGVEAYPGVVDFLKRLSAQQYKIAIASSSPLNAINEVVDLLKIREYFDILVSGEFFEKSKPDPTIYLETAKYLGVSPAECLVIEDSHNGVKAAKDAGMYCYGFIDAKYPTQDLSLADEFVESFDEIKLNEGSK, encoded by the coding sequence ATGTATAAAGCTTTTATATTTGATATGGATGGGGTCATTGTAGATTCAGAGAAAATTTATACAGAAGCTATATATAATGTTGCTTTAAAGGAAGGTTTTGAACTAAGAGAAGAATACATTTATAATTTTACTGGAACGACTCATGAATTTACCTGGGAAAACATAAAAAGTGATTATAATCTATCAAAAAGCATTAAAGAATACATCGCTGAAATGTTTAAAGAAGTTGGGGTTATAAAAGAAGCAAAAGGTGTTGAAGCATATCCTGGTGTTGTTGATTTTCTTAAAAGACTTTCCGCTCAACAATATAAAATTGCGATAGCCTCTTCTTCTCCATTAAATGCTATCAACGAAGTAGTCGATTTGCTTAAAATTAGGGAGTACTTTGATATTTTAGTGAGTGGAGAATTCTTCGAAAAATCTAAACCTGATCCAACAATATATTTAGAGACTGCGAAGTACTTAGGTGTAAGCCCTGCAGAATGTTTAGTAATTGAAGATTCGCACAATGGAGTGAAAGCAGCTAAAGATGCTGGAATGTATTGTTATGGTTTTATTGATGCTAAGTATCCAACTCAGGATTTAAGTTTAGCGGACGAATTTGTCGAAAGTTTCGATGAGATAAAATTAAACGAAGGGAGTAAATGA
- a CDS encoding HAD family hydrolase → MMKYIVFDMDGVIVDSEYTYLESKAKILHEEGYDKPISYQYQFMGTTYEFMWTTMKEELGLDKSVDYYIEQMNNKREEMIQRDGVKPIKGVVKYIEKLKSEGATLAVASSSPKKEIEHNLTELGIIDFFEVLVSGEEVENSKPAPDIFLRAAELLQVTPEKCVAYEDTKNGSLSAKTAGMYVIGFENPDYPAQDLSAADEIINSFV, encoded by the coding sequence ATGATGAAATATATTGTGTTTGATATGGATGGTGTAATTGTAGATTCTGAATATACTTATTTAGAATCTAAAGCAAAGATATTGCACGAAGAAGGTTATGATAAACCAATAAGTTATCAATATCAATTTATGGGAACGACATATGAATTTATGTGGACTACAATGAAGGAAGAATTGGGTCTCGATAAATCTGTTGATTACTATATTGAACAGATGAACAATAAAAGAGAAGAAATGATCCAACGAGATGGAGTAAAACCTATAAAAGGTGTTGTTAAATATATCGAGAAATTGAAATCAGAAGGGGCAACCTTAGCAGTGGCATCATCTTCTCCTAAGAAAGAGATAGAACATAATTTAACAGAATTAGGAATAATTGACTTTTTTGAGGTATTAGTCAGTGGTGAAGAAGTTGAAAATTCCAAACCTGCTCCAGATATTTTTTTGAGAGCTGCAGAATTACTTCAAGTTACACCTGAGAAATGCGTAGCTTATGAAGATACCAAAAATGGATCTTTATCAGCCAAAACGGCTGGGATGTATGTAATAGGATTTGAAAATCCAGATTATCCTGCACAGGATCTTAGTGCAGCAGATGAGATAATAAATAGTTTTGTATAA
- a CDS encoding fructose-6-phosphate aldolase: MKLIIDSANVDKIKEYLEYLPIDGVTTNPSILKAEGKIEFINHMKEIRHIIGIDKSLHVQTISDTAEGMVRDAHDILESIDDQVYVKIPTSKEGLKAIKQLKAESVNITATAIYSTMQGLLATEMGADYLAPYINRMQNLDTDPFLVVNQLARNIEQTNSSTRILGASYKNVSQVIDSLMAGATHVTVGSDVLDKFLDNANIAKAVADFGQDWNTIHERFSIK; this comes from the coding sequence ATGAAATTAATTATTGATTCAGCTAATGTTGATAAAATCAAAGAGTATCTAGAATATCTACCTATTGATGGGGTAACGACTAATCCATCAATTCTCAAAGCAGAAGGTAAGATTGAGTTTATAAATCACATGAAGGAAATTCGTCATATTATTGGCATAGATAAATCATTGCATGTGCAAACAATTTCTGATACCGCTGAAGGAATGGTTCGAGATGCACACGATATTCTTGAAAGTATAGATGATCAAGTTTATGTTAAAATCCCAACGAGTAAAGAAGGACTTAAAGCTATAAAACAACTAAAAGCAGAAAGCGTTAATATTACTGCAACAGCTATTTATTCAACAATGCAGGGATTACTCGCAACTGAAATGGGTGCAGACTATTTGGCACCTTATATTAATCGAATGCAAAACCTTGACACTGATCCTTTCTTGGTAGTTAACCAATTAGCTAGAAATATTGAACAGACTAATAGTAGCACAAGGATATTGGGTGCCAGCTATAAGAATGTTAGTCAAGTTATTGATTCATTAATGGCTGGGGCGACCCATGTAACAGTGGGTTCCGATGTATTAGACAAATTCCTAGATAATGCTAATATAGCTAAAGCAGTAGCGGATTTCGGACAGGATTGGAATACCATTCACGAAAGATTTAGTATCAAGTAA